A single region of the Thermotoga profunda AZM34c06 genome encodes:
- a CDS encoding UPF0280 family protein, with amino-acid sequence METDLWIGVDRFKKEMVDTTQRLVIELHEQLRDYMKENRDFLLSFQPVKVSPQCPEIAKKMAEAAEYACVGPMAAVAGAFADEVGRLLIEKFNCSEVLVENGGDIFIKNTQPVTVCIYAGDSPLSQKIGFRLPAGSWGVCTSSGTVGHSISFGKADAVTVICENATIADAFATAYCNMIKTEEDIEKLLEVALNEHVQATLVIYQDKLGVIGKHELIFIPSKVGGKSESD; translated from the coding sequence ATGGAGACCGATCTGTGGATCGGCGTGGATAGATTTAAAAAGGAAATGGTAGATACAACACAACGACTCGTCATTGAATTACATGAACAATTACGTGATTATATGAAAGAAAACAGAGATTTCCTTTTGTCTTTTCAGCCGGTGAAAGTTTCTCCACAATGTCCCGAGATTGCAAAAAAGATGGCAGAAGCAGCGGAATATGCGTGTGTTGGTCCCATGGCAGCTGTTGCCGGTGCCTTTGCAGATGAAGTGGGGAGATTACTAATTGAAAAGTTCAATTGTTCCGAAGTCCTTGTGGAAAACGGCGGTGATATATTCATAAAGAACACACAACCTGTGACTGTGTGTATTTATGCAGGAGATTCCCCGTTGTCACAAAAGATTGGTTTTAGATTACCAGCTGGTAGCTGGGGAGTTTGTACTTCTTCTGGTACTGTAGGGCACTCGATTAGTTTTGGAAAAGCCGACGCAGTGACTGTTATCTGTGAAAATGCCACCATTGCTGATGCCTTTGCAACTGCTTATTGTAATATGATAAAAACCGAAGAAGATATCGAGAAGTTACTTGAAGTAGCTTTGAATGAACATGTTCAGGCAACCTTGGTCATTTACCAAGACAAACTCGGTGTAATAGGTAAGCACGAATTAATTTTCATACCATCTAAAGTGGGTGGTAAAAGTGAAAGTGACTGA
- a CDS encoding methylenetetrahydrofolate reductase, translating to MKVTERIKKSQILSIEILPPGRGQSIDEIYRVLDSLMVFPVNFVNVTRHAPEMTYVELPDRIIKVPKVKRPGTVGLTAALMNRYKIDVVPHVLCFGMNKYQIEDMLIDLHLIGVENIFVIRGEYENEPDFDEKDTYKHASELVKQISDMNQGKYLYPCENAQPTNFCIGVAGYPEKHFESPNMEEDLKHLKEKVDAGADYVITQMIFDFDVYKNFIQMIQEYGINVPVIPGIKPIVNLKSIYSIPRKFFVNIPQSFLVQMQQARTPKEEFEIGTKYIAKLAEKLLSFGAPGIHIFTMGRGQSTKALIEAIYGRGG from the coding sequence GTGAAAGTGACTGAGAGAATTAAAAAATCACAGATTCTCTCGATAGAAATTCTACCCCCAGGTAGAGGACAGAGCATAGATGAGATATATCGTGTTCTGGATAGTTTGATGGTCTTTCCAGTCAATTTCGTAAATGTCACAAGACATGCCCCAGAAATGACCTATGTGGAACTGCCAGATAGGATAATCAAGGTTCCAAAGGTCAAAAGACCTGGAACCGTTGGTCTTACAGCAGCGTTGATGAATAGGTACAAGATAGATGTTGTCCCGCATGTACTTTGCTTTGGAATGAATAAATACCAAATAGAAGACATGCTCATAGATCTTCATTTGATTGGGGTCGAAAATATTTTCGTCATTCGGGGTGAGTATGAAAATGAACCTGATTTTGATGAAAAAGATACTTACAAGCATGCATCTGAGTTAGTGAAACAGATTTCAGATATGAACCAAGGAAAATACCTATATCCTTGTGAAAATGCTCAACCAACGAATTTCTGTATAGGTGTTGCAGGATATCCGGAAAAACATTTTGAATCTCCAAATATGGAGGAAGATCTGAAACACTTAAAGGAAAAAGTCGATGCAGGTGCAGATTATGTGATCACCCAAATGATCTTTGATTTTGATGTGTACAAGAATTTTATACAGATGATTCAGGAATATGGCATAAATGTCCCGGTGATACCAGGAATAAAACCCATTGTGAATTTGAAATCGATTTATAGTATCCCAAGGAAATTCTTTGTCAATATTCCTCAATCGTTCTTAGTACAAATGCAACAAGCTCGAACACCAAAGGAAGAATTCGAAATTGGTACCAAGTACATCGCAAAACTTGCAGAGAAATTACTTTCTTTTGGTGCTCCTGGTATACACATCTTCACTATGGGTCGAGGACAGTCAACGAAGGCTTTGATAGAGGCTATTTATGGTAGAGGAGGGTAA
- the asd gene encoding aspartate-semialdehyde dehydrogenase encodes MKKIAILGATGLVGQRFVEFLSNHPFFEISVLAASDNSAGKRYSQAVQWHLDTPIPDKVCQMQVQKCEPNFDCDYVFSALPSDIAGPIEDEFVKSGYIVFSNAASHRMDENVPLMIPEVNLDHLNLIDHQKTPGKIITNPNCSTIGLVMALKPIMDRFGIQQVHVVTMQAISGAGYPGVASLDILDNVIPYIKNEEEKIMTESRKILGNLKNDHVEFADFDIQAQCNRVPVQDGHMLSVFVETCQKATVEDIIKAFEEFRPLKDLNLPTAPERPLIYLPEQRSPQPKLHRNLGNGMSVSIGRLVQISEKRFRFVALVHNTIRGAAGCAILNGEVYEFLREDLE; translated from the coding sequence ATGAAAAAGATCGCCATTCTTGGTGCCACAGGATTGGTTGGACAGAGATTTGTTGAATTTCTTTCAAATCATCCTTTTTTTGAAATCTCGGTGCTTGCAGCTTCAGATAATTCTGCTGGTAAGCGATATTCACAAGCTGTACAATGGCATTTAGACACGCCAATTCCAGATAAAGTCTGTCAGATGCAAGTACAAAAATGCGAGCCAAATTTTGATTGTGACTATGTCTTTTCGGCACTTCCATCGGACATAGCAGGACCGATAGAAGATGAGTTTGTCAAATCTGGGTATATAGTATTCTCAAATGCAGCAAGTCACAGAATGGATGAAAATGTTCCCCTCATGATTCCAGAGGTGAATCTTGATCATTTGAATTTGATCGACCATCAGAAGACACCCGGCAAAATCATTACGAATCCCAATTGTTCAACGATAGGTCTTGTTATGGCGCTCAAGCCGATAATGGATCGATTTGGCATTCAACAGGTACATGTGGTGACAATGCAGGCCATCTCGGGTGCAGGCTATCCTGGTGTTGCATCGTTGGACATTCTTGATAACGTCATACCTTATATAAAGAATGAAGAAGAGAAAATAATGACAGAATCAAGAAAGATTTTGGGCAACCTTAAGAACGATCATGTTGAATTCGCTGATTTTGATATACAAGCTCAGTGCAACAGAGTACCCGTTCAAGATGGTCATATGCTTTCAGTTTTCGTGGAAACATGCCAAAAAGCAACCGTTGAGGACATTATCAAAGCCTTTGAAGAATTTCGTCCATTGAAAGACTTGAATCTTCCAACAGCTCCTGAGAGACCCCTGATTTATCTGCCTGAGCAGAGATCGCCACAACCCAAATTGCACAGAAACTTGGGTAATGGTATGTCGGTGAGTATAGGGAGGCTTGTACAGATCTCGGAAAAGAGGTTTCGCTTTGTAGCGCTTGTCCATAACACTATAAGAGGAGCCGCTGGATGTGCAATATTGAATGGAGAAGTTTATGAGTTTTTGAGAGAAGATTTGGAGTGA
- a CDS encoding alpha/beta hydrolase, translating to MKGKNFRVSLIKYPTLYKNPLPGTETVEIYHIEPKEKPIGSLILLHGLGTMNIPFLLWMGIHIANAGVRTFLPILPGNLTRTADGSVSGREYFSTDVKKMVLFWEHAVVDVLTTLHIAKEKNWWHENNCLVGYCLGGMISVILSALTEEFRKTVVITSGGDIATLMWYSPTLAYFRRDIEKGLGKEYRMDDKNWLLETFEKDIKKLDSFKNIQEMITSQIHPILKIDPIAYARFVQTNRITFIEALFDRALPLRTRKILWNALGKPKRYIIPTGHVTWLPFQYFLGSLILKEMNIKEFKRKVKLLEKPKIEEK from the coding sequence ATGAAAGGGAAAAATTTCAGAGTATCGTTGATTAAGTATCCAACACTCTATAAGAATCCTTTACCTGGTACAGAAACGGTGGAAATTTACCATATCGAACCTAAAGAAAAGCCGATTGGTTCTTTGATACTTTTGCACGGACTTGGCACGATGAATATTCCCTTTTTATTATGGATGGGTATACACATAGCAAATGCCGGTGTGAGAACCTTTCTCCCAATTCTCCCGGGAAATCTCACACGAACTGCCGATGGTTCGGTGAGTGGTAGGGAGTATTTCTCAACAGACGTGAAAAAAATGGTACTGTTTTGGGAACATGCAGTTGTTGATGTACTCACTACGCTACATATCGCTAAAGAAAAAAATTGGTGGCACGAAAACAACTGTCTTGTTGGGTATTGCTTGGGTGGGATGATCTCGGTAATTCTCAGTGCATTAACCGAGGAATTTCGCAAGACAGTTGTTATAACCTCTGGTGGAGATATAGCCACTTTGATGTGGTACTCACCCACACTTGCCTATTTTCGAAGAGATATCGAGAAAGGACTCGGTAAAGAATACAGAATGGATGACAAGAATTGGCTCTTAGAGACTTTTGAGAAAGATATCAAGAAGCTCGATTCTTTTAAAAATATACAGGAAATGATAACTTCACAGATCCATCCAATACTCAAAATCGATCCAATTGCTTATGCAAGATTCGTACAAACAAATAGAATAACTTTTATAGAAGCTTTATTTGACAGAGCCTTACCGCTTAGGACGAGAAAAATTCTCTGGAATGCCCTTGGAAAACCAAAAAGATACATAATTCCCACAGGACACGTGACTTGGTTACCTTTCCAATATTTTCTCGGAAGCCTCATTTTAAAAGAGATGAACATAAAAGAATTCAAGAGAAAGGTCAAACTACTCGAGAAACCAAAGATTGAAGAGAAATGA
- the rlmB gene encoding 23S rRNA (guanosine(2251)-2'-O)-methyltransferase RlmB: MIVYGKSVLDEIIRTHYPVKKIYLKESDDDKFKAIEQLLKKNGYSYTYTTSKHLEKLCGEEKNQGIVIDLDFNYSDETALNGNLIVLLDHVVDPHNLGAIIRTSVGAGASAVVITKDRSAKVTAAVVKVSAGTVFRIPVVVVTNLANTIERLKERGYWVYGTDMRGKNLFDERFIPPVAVVFGNEGEGLSRIVKERCDQLISIPMFSSIDSLNVSVSAGIVLFEIARKCASMKN; encoded by the coding sequence ATGATAGTCTACGGTAAAAGTGTCTTAGATGAGATCATAAGAACCCACTATCCTGTTAAGAAAATCTATCTCAAAGAAAGCGATGACGACAAATTCAAAGCGATTGAGCAACTGCTCAAAAAAAATGGCTATTCATACACTTACACAACTTCGAAGCATCTGGAAAAGCTGTGTGGAGAAGAAAAGAATCAAGGTATTGTCATAGATTTGGATTTCAATTACAGCGACGAAACAGCTCTTAATGGTAATTTGATCGTTTTGCTCGACCATGTCGTTGATCCACACAATCTCGGTGCAATAATCAGAACATCTGTTGGTGCCGGTGCGAGTGCCGTTGTGATCACTAAGGATCGTTCAGCCAAGGTAACAGCCGCTGTCGTAAAGGTCTCTGCTGGTACAGTTTTTAGGATACCAGTTGTTGTCGTCACAAATCTTGCCAACACAATTGAAAGATTGAAAGAACGAGGTTATTGGGTATATGGAACAGATATGCGAGGTAAAAATCTCTTCGATGAGAGATTCATACCACCAGTCGCCGTTGTCTTTGGGAATGAAGGAGAAGGCTTGAGCAGAATCGTCAAAGAAAGATGCGATCAATTGATCAGCATACCTATGTTTTCATCCATAGATTCACTGAATGTCTCTGTGAGCGCTGGGATAGTGTTGTTTGAAATAGCAAGGAAATGTGCCAGTATGAAAAATTAG
- a CDS encoding Mini-ribonuclease 3, producing MKDSAVLQLPVSTIAYIGDAVYSLHCRIKYLDLLRVDRIHRKVNQIVSRSGQAKSLDRLMSMLNETELSLVKRAVNSKAAKKHGNDPLYRKSTAFEALLGFLYLSQNYDRLMKLIEITLENDENDSLR from the coding sequence GTGAAAGATAGTGCAGTATTGCAGTTACCTGTTTCAACAATTGCCTACATCGGCGATGCAGTATATTCTCTACACTGTAGAATTAAATATTTAGACTTGTTAAGGGTTGACAGAATCCACAGAAAGGTGAATCAAATAGTTTCAAGGAGCGGTCAAGCAAAGAGTTTGGATAGATTGATGAGCATGCTCAATGAAACAGAGTTGTCGTTGGTGAAAAGAGCAGTGAATAGCAAAGCTGCAAAAAAGCACGGTAATGATCCTCTGTATCGTAAGAGTACTGCTTTTGAAGCACTCCTTGGATTTCTTTACCTATCACAAAACTATGATAGATTAATGAAACTGATCGAAATCACTTTGGAGAATGACGAAAATGATAGTCTACGGTAA
- the fliJ gene encoding flagellar export protein FliJ has translation MFKFRLERLLQLKTSQENQIKLELAAVRMKINELQEQIGLAENSLRDLYKTMLQNSSKGTTGVQISQWFMYIDMEKMHLKRLYEQLDQLKKQEEDLKEQYLSARRDRKVLQNLRTRRFKRYVFEQDRLNRLYLDEIALRKVAKSER, from the coding sequence TTGTTCAAGTTCAGGTTGGAAAGATTACTGCAACTCAAGACTTCTCAGGAAAATCAAATAAAATTGGAACTTGCGGCTGTTAGAATGAAGATCAATGAGTTACAAGAACAAATTGGACTCGCTGAGAATTCACTGCGTGATCTTTACAAAACAATGCTTCAGAATTCTTCAAAAGGCACAACAGGTGTACAAATCAGCCAGTGGTTCATGTACATAGATATGGAAAAAATGCATTTAAAGAGATTGTACGAACAGCTCGATCAACTCAAAAAGCAAGAAGAAGATCTCAAAGAACAATATCTTTCTGCGAGAAGGGATAGAAAAGTACTACAAAATTTGAGAACAAGGAGATTCAAAAGATATGTCTTTGAACAAGATAGGCTCAACAGATTGTATCTGGATGAAATTGCTTTGAGAAAGGTGGCTAAAAGTGAAAGATAG
- the minC gene encoding septum site-determining protein MinC, which translates to MTKEGLVLVIKDYEDLETVIHQLGSRISQMSGFFATGDKIMLMIENNEKHSQDMPKIVSVLKNMGLEVSQILMGATSGENINVRGRMKMVEEGETKSGTKVVKKNLRSGQALIHSGDVIVIGNVHSGAEIMAGGSIAVFGDVKGILRAGLNEGDQAVIAALSIHPTLIQISGYTLREIEPSDEPVVIHVKDNKIVVQKAKDVKFQ; encoded by the coding sequence ATGACCAAAGAAGGTCTTGTCTTGGTGATAAAAGATTACGAGGATTTAGAAACGGTTATCCACCAACTCGGGTCGCGTATATCCCAAATGAGTGGCTTTTTTGCGACTGGTGACAAGATCATGTTGATGATTGAAAACAATGAGAAACATTCCCAAGATATGCCAAAGATTGTCTCTGTTTTGAAAAATATGGGCTTGGAAGTTTCCCAAATACTCATGGGTGCCACTTCGGGTGAGAATATAAACGTTCGTGGAAGAATGAAGATGGTCGAAGAAGGTGAGACAAAGTCTGGCACAAAAGTTGTCAAGAAAAATCTTCGATCTGGTCAGGCATTGATCCATTCCGGTGATGTCATTGTGATAGGAAATGTCCATTCCGGTGCGGAAATCATGGCTGGTGGTTCAATAGCCGTTTTTGGTGATGTAAAGGGTATCTTGCGCGCAGGTCTGAATGAAGGTGATCAGGCAGTAATAGCGGCTTTGTCTATACACCCAACTTTGATTCAAATCTCTGGATACACACTCAGAGAGATAGAACCATCTGATGAACCTGTTGTGATACATGTAAAAGACAACAAGATTGTAGTTCAAAAAGCAAAAGATGTAAAATTTCAATAA